The stretch of DNA AAATTTTGCCCACCTGCTAATTCACTATTATCATAATCTAAATAACGAACTATAGTTGTATTTTTTCTTAGAGTAAAATCGGCTTTTAAGTTGATATCGCTTTTAATTACGCCCATTGGGTTATCAGCTAAAGTTGAGTTTATCGTTACATCTTTAATTCTATAGCCCAATCCTAATGTATATTCGTTTCCACTAACTTCAGTTAATAAGTTATTATCGAAACTCATATTTAAAGTTCTATCTTTTTTCATTTCAGCCAAAACACGAATCGAGTTCTTCATTTCAAAATCAACACGCATCAACGGATTAAACTGCTCGGTTAAATTCACATTTGAAACTAATGTTTTAGAATAGAAATTACCATTAGCATCTAGCGGTGTATTGTTTAAGTTTGAAGTAAATGCATTAACATTATAACTCGCTCTATAACCATGTTGTAATGAGAACCTTTTAAAAGTATCTTTAAAGAACTTATAACGCATTAAACCTGTATATTTAATATTCCAGTTTGGTAACGGAACATTTTTAAAGATCCCTGTTGATGTTTTAGCGGCATCGGTTCCAGTGTAAGCTGCTAAAAATGCTGGCAACAATACTTGTTGACTATTTCTACCGAAACCAACTGGATAACCATTTACATCGACAGGGTAATTATTATTTCCGTAATATTTTTCAGCCAATCTATTTGCAACTATCAATCGATTATCTCTAAAATCTTGGAAAGCTTCAGAGAAATTAGCATCACTTTGTTTGAATGAAGTTTTAATTAAAATGGTTGAAATATTAAAATTACCAGTATTATATGGCGAACGAGAATTATATTGCCCATTTACCACATCAAACTGTTCTGAGTAATTTTCCATATACATTCTTTCACCTGTTAAATCAATCTTTAAATCAGGAAACACTTCTAACTGCGCCGTAAAATTCAATTGTTTATTTTTTACCTGAGTAAAGTTTTGATTGAATTCTGGATATTCTGTTAACCAACCTCTTTTTGCCGCTTCATAACGAACATCAGATTGACTACCCATTACGAAACCTAGAGTTGGCCTAGAGGTTCCAAAGAAACCTAAACCTGGTAAATAACCTGGCAATACAGTACCGTTTGTTTCTTTGTAAGTACCTTGTATATTTTTAACACTCATTAAAACTCCTTTTAGACCTTTAACAAATACATTATCTTCTTTTTGAGTGTTATTTTTATTTGTGGCAGTTACTTTTTGTCCTGGTTTTGGAGTTGCATTTTTATTATTTGTAGGTGCGTTATTTTTCTTTTTATCTTTTAATAAACCAATATATCTATAAAATATATCCATATTTAAGTTCCCGTTCAAAGTATGAGAGCTTGCATTTTGAATGGTATTTCCAAGATTCCAAGTAGTACCGCTTTCGTCAACAAAATTTGCAAAAGCATCTGTTGCTCTTTGCCAATTATAATCTCCTGTATAAGTATAATTTGATTTTAAAAATGATAAAAATGGTAATTTATTTAATGGCAATTCATAATTAACCACAATTTGTTGATTGTGCTGATTAGACTGACCAATATCCCAATAACCATCCCAAATATCTAAATTGTCATCTACAATACCATTAGCGTCAAAATAATTACGCACAATATTATTTGTAGCAGCAGTATAATTTACTTTAAGTGATTTTGTAATGTTATAATTAAATCCATAGTTATAATTAAAGAAATAATTTCTTCTATATAATGGATCTAAACCTAAGCCTTGTACATCTACTAGGCGAAATTCTTGTCTGTTATACTGTCTAATAATATTAGAACTAAACGAAATATTATTAGGTAAAAAGTTGAAATTAAAATCCTTCAAAATTTGATAATAACGACTTTTTGATAATTTTTTTGATTTTTTCAGCGGTTCTATACTTAGTGGTTTAAAACTATAAGCATAATCAACCGCGGTTCTATTTTGTTGATCTAGCAAACTTTCAATTTCATAATCATGATGTTGCATTTCATTGAATGAATATGATAATGTTAAATTCTCTACATCATAAAAATGTTGTTTTTGCTCTGGTGCTCTTTCTTTTTTAACACCAATAAAATTAATACTTGTTCTTTTTGTGTAGTCAATCGCTCTATTTTCGATATTAGCTTTAGTAGCAGCATCTGTTGTATTATCTAATAACTGTTGCAACTCAATATCTTGATAAAACGGATCATATTTAGGAGTTATAGTTTCTTCTCCAACCGCATAGTTGAATGGTAAATTAATTCCCCATTTTTTTGGCAATAATTGTCCTAAATTAAAATTGGTCACCAAATCATATTGAAACATATCTTCTCTACTTCTCTCATTTGGACCTTGTTCTAGGCCTCCAAAACCAATAGTACTTATCCTTGTTGTTGCAGAAATATTAGCAAAATCGGCAATATTTGTATCTAAACTAGCAACCGCAGCATAACCGCCTTTATTGTCCATATCAGACAAACGAAGTTCATTAAACCAAACTTCACCACGAATTACTTTTCCTGTAGTATTGTTTTTTAATCCGAGCATAATAGTTCTTACTAAACCAAAATTAGGATTACCTTTAATACCTATATTCATTCTGCTATTAGAAGAACCTAAATCCTGCTCATTTAAAAATCGAATTCCATTTACATCTAGAGCAACAGAATTAGGATCACCAATAATTTTTGATTTTAATTCAGTTAATAATTTTAGTGGTAATTCAATTTCATTCTCAACCGGCCAAACTTCCTCAGGAGTTCTAGATGAAGGACTAGAAACTTTTAAAGGCATCTCTACCTGATAAAAGTTTTCTGTAAAATCGTTACCAAAACGAATGAACGCTACCATTTCGTCATCAAGCAAAGGTTGATTTTCAGGTGTTGGAAGCGCCTCCGCATGCAAAAACATTCTCAGTTTTTTAAACTGACGCATATCTACGTTTACATTCTTAAAAACTCCTCTTGCATCATTGATTTCTAAACCGTTATTATAATTCCCATTAGTTAAATCACCATCATAAACTCTTAAAGACAAAGATTGTTCATTTTGATTGATTACAGTATTGTTATTATATAATTGTTCTCTTGTAACCCCCGGAGGTGTAACATACGGAATTGGAGTTCTATCTGAATTTTCTTGAACATTTAACGAAACAACATCAAAACCAGTTCCATCATTTGTTGGATCAGCATCATTTGCATCTAAAGTATTTACATAACGTCTCCATTCACCACGAACTAAATCTAAAGAACCAAAACGCAATGTAATTTCGTCTTTAAAGCCAGCCATATACATTCTTATAAATCGTATAGAACGTAAATCTTCTATTGGCCCAATTTTTCTGTCTGGATCAGTTGTCCCAATTACTTCTTGTATAGGAATTTTATATAAAACCCATTGAGCTGATCCTGTTGTACCATTTGGCAAACTTGCAGGTCGCTCTCTGGTATCCACAACATAGTTTTGACCAACTTGTGGATTTGGCACCAAAGGAACTTCATAGATATAATATGAATTGATAGTATTCATAGTGTTATCTCTATTAATGTCTTCAACATCAGGATAAGTGGTATTTCCTCTATTTGTATCGGTTACATTTACTGGAGAGTTTCCTTCATAGCCATTATAATTTTTATAGCGTTCAATAACACCACCTGTAGCACTTAAATAAAACTGATAATTATCGGCTGCTGGATCTGAATAAGTAGCATAATCTGTATATTTTAAAGCTTCTTCAGCATCTAATAATCCATCAAAACCAGCATCTTGTACATTTCTATTATTCTCATTTGTATCGAATGCATAGATTAATGATTGAGAAGAAGGAATTTGCCCCCATTCAGTTTGAATAGTTGGAGTTGAAGAACCTGCTTCTGGCAAACCATTTTCATATAATTTTCTTCCGTCTTTTAATATATCTTCAGAGATTTCTCCTAAGTTAAACACTAACTTCCCTGTATTTGTTGGATCAACATAATCATCAGGATTGCCATTATTGTAATAAGGATTCATCATCCAGAATTGTATATACTCTACGTTTGCTTGTTCAAAATTTGTAGAAGTAATAGAACGCATTATTCCTCCCCAGTTATCAACAGCCTGAGTATCATTAAAAACTCCACCATTTGAAGCAATAACATTGTTAAAATTGTAAGGTCCTCTTTCTTTTGGGTAATACGTTAAATCTAATGTATTTACTACAGTTGCTTGTCCTTGAGCAATATCAGTGTCGGGATAAAGTTCACTGTAATAAATTCTTCTAACTCTATTTAAAGATAAATCGTCATTTGAAATACCTCCAGGTGTTTGGGAATAAAAAACTGGGTCTATGGTATACCAAGACAATTTTGCTCTTTTATAACCAATACTTAAGTCATCGGAAGCAGGTTCGTCATTTGTAGGAGTATTATCATAATTATCTTCCAAAGGCACACTTGACAATGTCCACGCGGTAGGTGTTCTTAAATCTATTGTTGATTGCGACCCTTCAAAATCATCTACATAAGTAGTTGCTTCACCATTAAATTGATCTGCTTTTGAGGCATTAGGTAGTAAGTAAGCAATTTCACCTCTAAATGAAAGATTAGACGGAACATCAGTATCTATATTTGGCAATTTATTAACCATTCTTGTTAAGAATGGAATTTCAGTAGAAAAATTAGTATTTACACCAAAAATAGTATTGTTTACGGATTCTTGCCCGTAGTTGGATTTATTTGTAAAAGGTCGTTCAGTTAATCTTAATAAAGTAGCACCAACCAAGAAATTTTTGTTAAACTTATGCTCTACATTTACTCCCCAAAAACGTCTTGTTTGTTGCCCAAAAACAGAATTATTTTCGAGAGAAATTTCAATTGGTGTATTTGAAGCTTGTAAAGATGGATCAAGAAATTGTACCGTTCCCATTTGGTAATTTACTGTATAATCTACACCTTCAATTAAAACTCTACCACCTGCAGTTACTACAACTGAGCCTTGAGGTACATTAAAAGCCCCTATTGAAATTCCATTACCTCCTGTTGATTTAAAACGACCTCTTAACTTAAATTTATTTTTCTCACTTTCTTGTAAAGAAGCCGCTTGCGTTTTTGTATATAATGTTCTGAAAACATATTTTGCTTGATTTTCATTATAAGCACCAATATTAGATGGGTTGTTATAATCCTCTGTTGGAGCTCCAGTACTTAATTTATCAAATAATAATTTACCAAATGGTTCTTTTGTAGTAAAAATAATCCTACCATATTGAGGATCAATAGTAATACCTGGAACATAATCAAAAAAACCATCTCCATACCTATTATTCTCTGGGTCATTTGTATTATTTAATTGATCTACATTAAACACTTTTAGCAAAGGAACGTTATCTACATCTGCTGGCAAATTTGGTGCTGAAGCAGATGCTTTAGTAATATAGTTTAATGGTGAAGGGTCAACATATAAAATGTTTAATCTAAAATCGTCTTGTTGTAATTGATAGGCTCCCGGAACTTGATAAATGTTTTTCATCATTAAGTTCCAAACTGGCATTGTGTAATCTATTCCTCCAACAGTATTCTTAACGATTGTTAAGTTACTTTTTAGCATTTTTAAAATTAAAGCTTGTGTTGTTGGTACTGCTACACCTGTAGTACTATTTACGTTAGTTGCATCAATACCATCTGTACCAAATTCTCCAACCTGATACACTTCATCTCCAATTGTATATTGAAATGCAACCGCTAAAACTTCATCATTTTGAAGCTTTTGATTTAATGAAATATAACCTAACTGTGGGTGGTATGAATATTCTGATGCAGATAATTTTCTTGCATTTTCTAATTTAGCATAATCGGTTCCTTCTTCCATTCCTGAAATATTGAAACCATTATTTGCTGTTGCGACCTCTCGAATATTATTATTTAAAAAATTACTCCCAATATTATTTGGATTAAACTGATTATTCTTATTATCTGTGGGAGTGCCTATTTGTGTTGAACCAAAAAATCCCGGCTGAGCACCCAAATCCATAGCTACAATTTCTTGTGAGTCTAAATTATTGAGTGGTCCTTCACCTAAATCCTGAAGCGCAACAATGTTCCTAATATTATTTTCGGTTGTATTTATTCGATTTTGCTTATTCGTTACCCAAACTTCTAAACGCGTAATTTGAACACGACTATTCACATAAGGATAATTTTCTAATGCTTTATCATATTTATCTCTAAAATATTGTGATAAGAAAAAGTGACGATCAGCATCATAATCTAAAGCGAATAATTCGAAGTCTTGTAAAGTTCCACCACCTTGAGAAGTTACGGTTTTCGTTTGAGATTTTTGCTCAGAGAAAACTCCTGTAACAGTAGTTTTACCAAATTGTAATTGCGCTTTTACACCAAATAAACTTTGTGCTCCACGAATTAATGAATTGGATAAAGGAAAACTTACGTTACCTACTTCCAATTTTTGTAAAATATCGTCTTCATTAGAAAAATATTCTAACTTAATCATATTTTGGAAGGCAAAAGTAGACTGCGTATCGTAATTGATGTTTACACCAAGTCGAGTCCCTACTTTTCCTTGCAAGCCCATACTTATTCGCTGGTCAAAATCGAAAGTTGTCGTTTTTCTATTTCGAGGTGAAAATGAAGGATTATCTTGCTTGGTAAATCTTACTCCTAAATCAATTTCAACCGAACCTGTAGGCTTAACATCAATTGTATTGCCACCAAAAATTGTTTCAAAAAACTTAGAATTTACATAATACCTTGGTAACAAATCTTTTTTAGCTTCTTCGGAACCATCTTTTTTCCCATCTATTGCTGCCGATTTCTCTTGATAATATTTACGCATTTCTTCACGCAACACTAACTCTTGATATTGCGCTGGAGTTAAAACAATGGGATAATTAATATTAAAATCATCAACCGTATTACTGTAAATATACATATCGGTTACAGGATCATAAGTATAAGCCTCAACTATACTCGAAGGGTTTGGAACGTCCAATTTTCCAAGATCGACTCCAGTTTTAATACTATCTTGTTCTTCTTCCACTTGAGCGAAAGTCAAAACAGGAAAGAGTAAAAGTAATTTTAATATATTTTTAAATTTCACAAAGAATTTATTGTTAATTTGTTCCAAATTATAAACTTTTTAATGCTTGCTTAATTAATTGTTCTACAGAGGCATTTGGGACATCTCTTATGATTTTTTCGATAACTTTTTCAGCAGATTTTCGGGCAAAACCTAAAACCTCTAATGCAGATAACGCTTCATCTTTGTTTGTATTGTTTGAAACCATAGAAACGTCATCTAAATCATAAATTTTTAACACTTTATCCTTCAAATCAAGTATTACTCTTTGCGCTGTTTTGGCTCCAATTCCTTTTACTCCTTGAATTGTTGCTACATCATTTGAAGCTATTGCTTGAATAATATGAGACGGTGCCAATGAAGAAAGCATAGTCCTAGCTGTACTTGCTCCTACACCCGAAACTGAAAGCAATAATTTAAATAG from Flavobacterium haoranii encodes:
- the sov gene encoding T9SS outer membrane translocon Sov/SprA translates to MLKLLLLFPVLTFAQVEEEQDSIKTGVDLGKLDVPNPSSIVEAYTYDPVTDMYIYSNTVDDFNINYPIVLTPAQYQELVLREEMRKYYQEKSAAIDGKKDGSEEAKKDLLPRYYVNSKFFETIFGGNTIDVKPTGSVEIDLGVRFTKQDNPSFSPRNRKTTTFDFDQRISMGLQGKVGTRLGVNINYDTQSTFAFQNMIKLEYFSNEDDILQKLEVGNVSFPLSNSLIRGAQSLFGVKAQLQFGKTTVTGVFSEQKSQTKTVTSQGGGTLQDFELFALDYDADRHFFLSQYFRDKYDKALENYPYVNSRVQITRLEVWVTNKQNRINTTENNIRNIVALQDLGEGPLNNLDSQEIVAMDLGAQPGFFGSTQIGTPTDNKNNQFNPNNIGSNFLNNNIREVATANNGFNISGMEEGTDYAKLENARKLSASEYSYHPQLGYISLNQKLQNDEVLAVAFQYTIGDEVYQVGEFGTDGIDATNVNSTTGVAVPTTQALILKMLKSNLTIVKNTVGGIDYTMPVWNLMMKNIYQVPGAYQLQQDDFRLNILYVDPSPLNYITKASASAPNLPADVDNVPLLKVFNVDQLNNTNDPENNRYGDGFFDYVPGITIDPQYGRIIFTTKEPFGKLLFDKLSTGAPTEDYNNPSNIGAYNENQAKYVFRTLYTKTQAASLQESEKNKFKLRGRFKSTGGNGISIGAFNVPQGSVVVTAGGRVLIEGVDYTVNYQMGTVQFLDPSLQASNTPIEISLENNSVFGQQTRRFWGVNVEHKFNKNFLVGATLLRLTERPFTNKSNYGQESVNNTIFGVNTNFSTEIPFLTRMVNKLPNIDTDVPSNLSFRGEIAYLLPNASKADQFNGEATTYVDDFEGSQSTIDLRTPTAWTLSSVPLEDNYDNTPTNDEPASDDLSIGYKRAKLSWYTIDPVFYSQTPGGISNDDLSLNRVRRIYYSELYPDTDIAQGQATVVNTLDLTYYPKERGPYNFNNVIASNGGVFNDTQAVDNWGGIMRSITSTNFEQANVEYIQFWMMNPYYNNGNPDDYVDPTNTGKLVFNLGEISEDILKDGRKLYENGLPEAGSSTPTIQTEWGQIPSSQSLIYAFDTNENNRNVQDAGFDGLLDAEEALKYTDYATYSDPAADNYQFYLSATGGVIERYKNYNGYEGNSPVNVTDTNRGNTTYPDVEDINRDNTMNTINSYYIYEVPLVPNPQVGQNYVVDTRERPASLPNGTTGSAQWVLYKIPIQEVIGTTDPDRKIGPIEDLRSIRFIRMYMAGFKDEITLRFGSLDLVRGEWRRYVNTLDANDADPTNDGTGFDVVSLNVQENSDRTPIPYVTPPGVTREQLYNNNTVINQNEQSLSLRVYDGDLTNGNYNNGLEINDARGVFKNVNVDMRQFKKLRMFLHAEALPTPENQPLLDDEMVAFIRFGNDFTENFYQVEMPLKVSSPSSRTPEEVWPVENEIELPLKLLTELKSKIIGDPNSVALDVNGIRFLNEQDLGSSNSRMNIGIKGNPNFGLVRTIMLGLKNNTTGKVIRGEVWFNELRLSDMDNKGGYAAVASLDTNIADFANISATTRISTIGFGGLEQGPNERSREDMFQYDLVTNFNLGQLLPKKWGINLPFNYAVGEETITPKYDPFYQDIELQQLLDNTTDAATKANIENRAIDYTKRTSINFIGVKKERAPEQKQHFYDVENLTLSYSFNEMQHHDYEIESLLDQQNRTAVDYAYSFKPLSIEPLKKSKKLSKSRYYQILKDFNFNFLPNNISFSSNIIRQYNRQEFRLVDVQGLGLDPLYRRNYFFNYNYGFNYNITKSLKVNYTAATNNIVRNYFDANGIVDDNLDIWDGYWDIGQSNQHNQQIVVNYELPLNKLPFLSFLKSNYTYTGDYNWQRATDAFANFVDESGTTWNLGNTIQNASSHTLNGNLNMDIFYRYIGLLKDKKKNNAPTNNKNATPKPGQKVTATNKNNTQKEDNVFVKGLKGVLMSVKNIQGTYKETNGTVLPGYLPGLGFFGTSRPTLGFVMGSQSDVRYEAAKRGWLTEYPEFNQNFTQVKNKQLNFTAQLEVFPDLKIDLTGERMYMENYSEQFDVVNGQYNSRSPYNTGNFNISTILIKTSFKQSDANFSEAFQDFRDNRLIVANRLAEKYYGNNNYPVDVNGYPVGFGRNSQQVLLPAFLAAYTGTDAAKTSTGIFKNVPLPNWNIKYTGLMRYKFFKDTFKRFSLQHGYRASYNVNAFTSNLNNTPLDANGNFYSKTLVSNVNLTEQFNPLMRVDFEMKNSIRVLAEMKKDRTLNMSFDNNLLTEVSGNEYTLGLGYRIKDVTINSTLADNPMGVIKSDINLKADFTLRKNTTIVRYLDYDNSELAGGQNLWSIKFTADYSFSKNLTAILFYDHQFSKAVISTSFPITNIRGGFTLRYNFGN
- the ruvA gene encoding Holliday junction branch migration protein RuvA, whose product is MIAHIQGRLVEKTPTDVVIDCGGVGYHINISLHTFSLLPDSESIKLYTYLQIKEDAHSLYGFVEKQERELFKLLLSVSGVGASTARTMLSSLAPSHIIQAIASNDVATIQGVKGIGAKTAQRVILDLKDKVLKIYDLDDVSMVSNNTNKDEALSALEVLGFARKSAEKVIEKIIRDVPNASVEQLIKQALKSL